In Geothermobacter ehrlichii, a single window of DNA contains:
- a CDS encoding tetratricopeptide repeat protein: MTILGFLLLIILFLSFFIYCSWLNPEDITLYYWPDHSITFSPALLILGFVLVGLVIGYGAHIYSLITHQLKHWRRDRNEKKAKEIETIYREGVSRLLSGDLKKARTLLQKALDRDPKRVDTLIAMANLELQDGQGEAAIKLLSQAWQIDPKNLEPLFKLASTHEEMGNIDQARAAYQEILALEAGNRKALRSLRSLAMKEGNWEEALELQKRVIKVAQGSSRLDEEKKLLSRLRYEVARGRLEAGKADEALGAFQELVKEQPDFVPARVSLGDAQLALNRSDEAVQTWQEGYRKLGRGVFLSRLEDHFMGVEDPASLLAFYRAEVEKQPDDMMLRLFFGKFCLRLEMVDEAIEQLQTVENAGVESSQLNFLLGEAYRRRDRLPEAIEEYQRALGTNKHLRLGYVCDNCGTPSEEWHSRCDSCSTWGSLSLINRQLFRDARPLEVREIHHGER; this comes from the coding sequence ATGACGATTCTCGGATTTCTCTTGCTGATCATCCTCTTTCTCTCCTTCTTCATCTACTGCAGCTGGCTCAACCCGGAGGACATCACCCTCTACTACTGGCCCGACCACAGCATCACCTTCTCGCCGGCCCTGCTCATCCTCGGCTTTGTTCTCGTCGGCCTGGTCATCGGCTACGGCGCCCACATCTACAGCCTCATCACCCACCAGCTCAAGCACTGGCGCCGCGATCGCAACGAAAAGAAGGCCAAGGAAATCGAAACCATCTACCGGGAAGGGGTCAGCCGGCTGCTGTCCGGCGACCTGAAGAAGGCCCGCACCCTGCTGCAAAAGGCCCTGGACCGCGATCCGAAACGGGTCGACACCCTGATCGCCATGGCCAACCTCGAGCTGCAGGACGGCCAGGGCGAGGCGGCGATCAAGCTGCTCAGCCAGGCCTGGCAGATCGACCCGAAAAACCTCGAACCGCTGTTCAAGCTCGCCAGCACCCACGAAGAGATGGGCAACATCGACCAGGCCCGCGCCGCCTACCAGGAAATCCTGGCGCTGGAGGCCGGCAACCGCAAGGCGCTCCGCTCCCTGCGCAGCCTGGCCATGAAGGAAGGCAACTGGGAAGAGGCCCTCGAGCTGCAGAAGCGGGTGATCAAGGTCGCCCAGGGCAGCAGCCGGCTGGACGAGGAGAAGAAGCTGCTGTCCCGGCTGCGCTACGAAGTCGCCCGCGGCCGGCTCGAGGCCGGCAAGGCCGACGAGGCGCTGGGCGCCTTCCAGGAACTGGTCAAGGAGCAGCCCGATTTCGTTCCCGCCCGCGTCTCCCTCGGTGATGCGCAGCTCGCCCTGAACCGCAGCGACGAGGCGGTGCAGACCTGGCAGGAAGGCTACAGAAAACTGGGACGCGGCGTCTTCCTCTCCCGGCTCGAGGACCATTTCATGGGCGTCGAGGATCCCGCCAGCCTGCTGGCCTTCTACCGCGCGGAGGTTGAAAAGCAGCCGGATGACATGATGCTGCGCCTCTTTTTCGGCAAGTTCTGCCTGCGGCTGGAGATGGTCGACGAAGCGATCGAACAGCTCCAGACGGTCGAAAACGCCGGCGTCGAATCGAGCCAGCTCAACTTCCTGCTCGGCGAGGCCTATCGGCGCCGCGACCGCCTGCCGGAGGCGATCGAGGAATACCAGCGCGCCCTCGGCACCAACAAGCACCTGCGGCTCGGCTACGTCTGCGACAATTGCGGCACCCCGTCGGAGGAGTGGCACAGCCGCTGCGACAGCTGCAGCACCTGGGGCAGCCTGAGTCTCATCAACCGTCAGCTCTTCCGTGACGCCCGCCCACTGGAAGTGCGGGAGATTCACCACGGGGAAAGATAG
- a CDS encoding ComF family protein: MRFHGRDIWKELCHAGRLLLPPVCPACAGPLAGEQTFCASCLTAITPLPKARCPVCALPYPATDDMPHLCGDCAKRRPPFAIVHAAGLYQGLLRELIHRLKYHAVPLLDRPLARLLAQALSQNGAGSPDLVLPVPLHYERLKKRTFNQAQLIARELARILQSSFSDRLLVRLRPTPPQQNLSAEQRRRNLRGAFGVQDRLGGRRVLLVDDVMTTGATARTCTEALLAAGAAEVEIAVAGRAARFLQPEFVQAASVQVKS, encoded by the coding sequence ATGAGATTTCACGGCCGGGACATCTGGAAAGAACTGTGTCATGCCGGCCGCCTGTTGCTGCCGCCGGTCTGTCCCGCCTGCGCCGGCCCGCTTGCCGGCGAGCAGACGTTCTGCGCCTCGTGCCTGACGGCGATCACGCCGCTGCCCAAAGCCCGCTGTCCCGTCTGCGCCCTTCCCTACCCTGCGACAGACGACATGCCCCACCTGTGCGGCGACTGCGCAAAACGGCGACCTCCCTTCGCCATCGTCCATGCCGCCGGACTCTACCAGGGGTTGTTGCGGGAACTGATTCACCGGCTCAAATATCACGCTGTTCCGTTGCTCGACCGTCCTCTGGCACGCCTTTTGGCACAGGCGCTGAGCCAGAACGGTGCCGGTTCCCCAGACCTCGTGCTCCCCGTCCCCCTGCACTACGAGCGGCTGAAAAAACGGACATTCAACCAGGCCCAGCTCATCGCCAGAGAACTGGCGCGAATTCTGCAAAGTTCCTTTTCCGACCGACTTCTCGTACGCCTAAGGCCGACGCCCCCGCAACAGAATCTGTCCGCAGAGCAGCGCCGCCGAAACCTGCGCGGCGCCTTCGGTGTCCAGGACCGCCTCGGCGGCCGACGGGTCCTGCTGGTCGACGATGTCATGACCACGGGAGCCACAGCCAGAACCTGCACCGAGGCACTGCTCGCCGCCGGCGCCGCCGAGGTCGAAATCGCCGTGGCGGGCCGGGCCGCCCGTTTCCTGCAGCCCGAATTCGTTCAGGCCGCATCCGTCCAAGTGAAGTCATGA
- a CDS encoding PAS domain-containing sensor histidine kinase, producing MSAITNSRKLIDLLSLKTTLDTIPSALFLVDRNQHIVYWNRAAEDLTGYPAAEILGRHCSILEGIECGRNCGLYDPDIRKPIRNAICTIKTKEGKPLTISKNVDYLRHEGKIVGGIESFIDLSRQIRLEQRLRAHGRKLEEAVARRTRELEEEKKRLSNLLEAMTDFAYIVTPDNRIEYMNPAMIACFGDQTGKICHEALYGKKQPCVHCPSAQILAGKVMREERSNPRTGKIYEILHTPLHGPNGPERKLAVCRDITERKEAEEALRQANAELASFAHTVSHDLRTPLTPIIGYAEFLQMEYGNQLDERAREILSDIEQQGYKLLRMMEDLLSLAQVGRLPNREQAAPIRPLVEETLLELSETIDEKGVRIDLGPLPETVLPETPLRQVISNLLRNALAHGCPPGGRIVLGGDRAGSCVRLWVRDYGRGLPDSEKERIFRPFTRGDRPQGSGTGIGLAIVEKIARLYHGRVRVEDTPGGGATFVIELNETTG from the coding sequence ATGAGCGCCATAACCAACAGCAGAAAACTGATCGATCTTCTCTCGCTGAAGACGACCCTCGACACCATCCCCAGCGCACTCTTTCTGGTCGACCGCAACCAGCACATCGTCTACTGGAACCGCGCCGCCGAGGATCTGACCGGCTATCCGGCGGCGGAAATCCTCGGAAGACACTGCTCCATCCTCGAGGGGATCGAATGCGGCCGCAACTGCGGCCTGTACGATCCCGACATTCGCAAACCGATCCGCAACGCCATCTGCACCATCAAGACCAAAGAAGGCAAACCGCTGACCATCAGCAAGAACGTCGACTACCTGCGCCACGAGGGAAAGATTGTCGGCGGCATCGAATCCTTCATCGACCTGAGCCGGCAGATACGGCTGGAACAGCGACTGCGCGCCCACGGCCGCAAGCTCGAGGAGGCGGTCGCCAGACGGACCCGCGAACTGGAAGAAGAGAAGAAACGCTTGAGCAACCTGCTCGAGGCAATGACCGATTTCGCCTACATCGTCACTCCCGACAACCGCATCGAATACATGAATCCGGCCATGATCGCCTGTTTCGGTGACCAGACCGGCAAAATCTGCCATGAAGCTCTCTATGGTAAAAAACAACCCTGTGTCCACTGCCCCTCCGCCCAGATTCTGGCGGGAAAAGTAATGCGGGAAGAACGCTCCAACCCGCGAACCGGCAAAATCTATGAAATTCTGCACACTCCACTGCATGGCCCGAATGGCCCAGAACGAAAGCTGGCCGTCTGTCGGGACATCACCGAACGCAAGGAAGCCGAAGAAGCCCTGCGACAGGCCAACGCCGAGCTGGCGTCCTTCGCCCACACCGTTTCCCACGACCTTCGTACGCCGTTGACCCCGATCATCGGCTATGCCGAATTCCTTCAAATGGAATATGGCAACCAGCTCGATGAACGCGCCCGGGAGATCCTGAGCGATATCGAACAACAGGGCTACAAGCTGCTGCGAATGATGGAGGACCTGCTCAGTCTGGCCCAGGTGGGCCGGTTGCCGAACCGGGAACAGGCCGCGCCGATCCGGCCACTGGTCGAAGAAACCCTGCTGGAGCTGAGCGAGACCATCGACGAAAAAGGGGTCCGCATCGACCTCGGTCCGCTACCGGAAACGGTGCTGCCGGAGACCCCTCTGCGCCAGGTGATCAGCAACCTTCTGCGCAACGCCCTGGCTCACGGCTGCCCTCCGGGCGGCAGGATCGTCCTCGGCGGCGACCGGGCGGGAAGCTGTGTCCGCCTGTGGGTACGCGACTACGGCCGGGGGCTGCCGGACAGTGAAAAGGAAAGGATCTTCCGTCCCTTCACCCGCGGCGACAGGCCGCAGGGATCGGGAACCGGCATCGGCCTGGCCATCGTCGAGAAGATCGCCCGCCTCTATCACGGCCGGGTTCGGGTCGAGGATACGCCCGGCGGCGGCGCCACCTTCGTCATCGAGCTGAACGAAACCACCGGCTGA
- the gpmI gene encoding 2,3-bisphosphoglycerate-independent phosphoglycerate mutase, translating to MKDNPRKPLALIILDGWGQAECTDTNAVCQAKTPVLDRLFSQYPHTLLGASGEDVGLPAGQMGNSEVGHLNIGAGRIVYQDLTRISKAIADGDFFRNPVLCRAMDAIRESGGRLHLFGLLSDGGVHSHNSHLYALVRMARDHGIGDICIHAFMDGRDTPPKSGAGYLEQLEAELQRLGTGRIATVIGRYFAMDRDNRWDRIEKAWRALTRGEGEAATDSAQAIASAYAAGQTDEFVEPRVIQADGLAVGPVRSGDGVIFFNFRADRARELTRVFNEREFSGFDRGEVPDLAAWVCLTEYDETFGLPIAFPPESYADILGEVLARAGKTQLRIAETEKYAHVTFFFNGGGEEPFPGEKRILIPSPQEVATYDQKPEMSAREVTNTVIREIESGAHDVIVLNFANPDMVGHTGVMEAAVRAMETVDDCLGKVVEAVLAAGGELLITADHGNCEKMVDEQGRPHTAHTDNPVALLLVSDRLRQARLKNGILADIAPTMLDLLGLEKPAAMSGQSLLQKTP from the coding sequence ATGAAAGACAACCCGCGCAAGCCCCTGGCCCTGATCATCCTCGATGGCTGGGGCCAGGCCGAATGTACCGACACCAACGCCGTCTGCCAGGCGAAAACCCCGGTGCTCGACCGCCTGTTCAGCCAATATCCCCACACCCTGCTCGGAGCGTCGGGAGAGGACGTCGGTCTTCCCGCCGGCCAGATGGGCAATTCGGAGGTCGGCCATCTCAACATCGGCGCCGGCCGCATCGTCTACCAGGACCTGACCCGCATCAGCAAGGCCATCGCCGACGGCGACTTCTTCCGCAACCCGGTTCTTTGCCGGGCGATGGACGCCATCCGCGAAAGCGGCGGCAGGCTGCACCTGTTCGGCCTGCTTTCCGACGGCGGCGTCCATTCCCACAACAGCCACCTGTACGCCCTAGTGCGCATGGCCCGTGATCACGGGATCGGCGACATCTGCATCCACGCCTTCATGGACGGTCGCGACACGCCGCCCAAAAGCGGCGCCGGCTACCTGGAACAGCTGGAAGCCGAACTGCAGCGGCTCGGCACCGGCCGGATAGCCACAGTGATCGGCCGCTACTTCGCCATGGACCGGGACAACCGCTGGGACCGCATCGAAAAGGCCTGGCGCGCCCTGACCCGGGGCGAGGGCGAAGCGGCCACCGACAGCGCGCAGGCGATCGCAAGCGCCTACGCCGCCGGTCAGACCGACGAATTCGTCGAGCCGCGCGTCATTCAGGCCGACGGCCTCGCCGTCGGCCCGGTCCGCTCCGGCGACGGCGTCATCTTTTTCAACTTTCGCGCCGACCGCGCCCGCGAACTGACCCGCGTTTTCAACGAACGTGAATTCTCCGGTTTCGACCGCGGCGAGGTGCCCGACCTGGCCGCCTGGGTCTGCCTGACCGAGTACGACGAGACCTTCGGCCTGCCCATTGCCTTTCCGCCGGAGAGCTACGCCGACATTCTCGGCGAGGTGCTGGCCCGGGCCGGCAAGACCCAGCTGCGCATCGCCGAGACCGAAAAGTACGCTCACGTCACCTTCTTTTTCAACGGCGGCGGCGAGGAGCCCTTCCCCGGCGAAAAGCGGATTCTGATCCCTTCGCCCCAGGAAGTGGCGACCTACGACCAGAAACCGGAAATGAGCGCCCGCGAAGTGACAAACACCGTGATCCGGGAGATCGAAAGCGGCGCCCACGACGTCATCGTGCTCAACTTCGCCAATCCCGACATGGTCGGCCACACCGGGGTCATGGAAGCCGCCGTCAGGGCGATGGAAACCGTGGACGACTGCCTGGGGAAGGTGGTCGAGGCGGTGCTGGCCGCCGGCGGCGAGCTGCTGATCACCGCCGACCATGGCAACTGCGAAAAGATGGTCGACGAACAGGGACGGCCGCACACGGCGCATACCGACAACCCGGTGGCCCTGCTGCTGGTCAGTGACAGATTGCGGCAGGCCCGGCTCAAAAACGGCATCCTGGCCGATATCGCGCCGACCATGCTCGACCTGCTCGGACTGGAAAAACCGGCGGCCATGAGCGGACAGAGCCTGCTGCAAAAAACGCCCTGA
- a CDS encoding glutamate-5-semialdehyde dehydrogenase — translation MTIREQMLQIAREAKEASRIVAGLSSRIKNELLCGMADALEAEKESLQRQNALDLEAGRANGLSAAMLDRLELTESRIRGMADGLREVAALPDPVGEITGMWKRPNELQVGRMRIPLGVIGIIYESRPNVTADAAGLCLKSGNAVILRGGSEAIHSNTAIGAILREQLKRRNLPEAAVQVVPTTDRQAVTELLKLEEQIDLVIPRGGEGLIRFVAENSRIPVIKHYKGVCHVYVDADADFDMAERIALNAKVQRPGVCNAMETLLIHQDIAETFVPRITAALQQAGVEVRGCPVVRKFAPEVAAAGEEDWAAEYLDLILAVRVVASIDEAIDHINRYGSLHTEAIVTRDYARAQQFLRQVNSSTVVVNASTRFADGGQLGLGAEIGISTTKLHSFGPMGLEDLTTRKFIVLGEGQVRE, via the coding sequence ATGACCATTCGTGAGCAGATGCTCCAGATAGCCCGGGAGGCCAAAGAGGCGTCCCGCATCGTTGCCGGCCTTTCGAGCCGGATCAAGAACGAGCTGCTGTGCGGCATGGCCGACGCGCTGGAGGCCGAAAAGGAAAGCCTGCAGCGGCAAAACGCCCTCGACCTGGAGGCCGGACGCGCCAACGGCCTGTCGGCGGCCATGCTCGACCGTCTGGAGCTGACCGAAAGCCGCATCCGCGGCATGGCCGACGGCCTGCGGGAAGTTGCCGCCCTGCCCGATCCGGTGGGCGAGATCACCGGCATGTGGAAACGGCCGAACGAACTGCAGGTCGGACGCATGCGCATTCCGCTGGGGGTCATCGGCATCATCTACGAAAGCCGGCCCAACGTCACCGCCGACGCCGCCGGGCTCTGCCTGAAGAGCGGCAACGCCGTCATTCTGCGCGGCGGTTCGGAAGCGATTCATTCCAACACCGCCATCGGCGCCATTCTGCGTGAGCAACTCAAGCGACGGAACCTGCCGGAGGCCGCCGTCCAAGTGGTTCCCACCACCGACCGCCAGGCGGTGACCGAACTGCTGAAGCTGGAGGAGCAGATCGATCTCGTCATCCCCCGCGGCGGCGAGGGCCTGATCCGCTTCGTGGCGGAAAACTCGCGGATTCCGGTGATCAAGCACTACAAGGGGGTCTGCCATGTCTACGTCGACGCCGATGCCGACTTCGACATGGCCGAGCGGATCGCCCTCAACGCCAAGGTGCAGCGCCCCGGCGTCTGCAACGCCATGGAAACCCTGCTGATCCACCAGGATATCGCCGAAACCTTCGTCCCCCGCATCACCGCCGCCCTGCAGCAGGCCGGAGTCGAAGTCCGCGGCTGCCCGGTGGTCCGGAAATTCGCCCCTGAGGTCGCGGCGGCCGGCGAAGAGGACTGGGCAGCCGAATATCTCGACCTGATCCTGGCGGTGCGGGTGGTGGCGTCGATCGACGAGGCGATCGACCACATCAACCGCTACGGCTCGCTGCACACCGAGGCGATCGTCACCCGCGACTACGCCCGGGCGCAACAGTTCCTGCGGCAGGTCAATTCCAGCACCGTGGTGGTCAACGCCTCGACCCGCTTCGCCGACGGCGGCCAGCTCGGACTCGGCGCCGAAATCGGCATTTCCACCACCAAGCTCCACTCCTTCGGCCCCATGGGTCTGGAGGATCTGACCACCCGCAAGTTCATCGTCTTGGGCGAAGGGCAGGTGCGGGAGTAG
- a CDS encoding hydrogenase maturation protease, with product MTSPDLLILGIGNLLMGDDGVGPAVIERLRQRPLPAGVTVEDGGLCGLSLLDFWRGYRRVWLVDAVDMGMTAGSCRWIDLGLEAPAGGEAFDAHGDLAPVLALARELGEWPYELLLLAVQPQRVEPGLALSPAVARGVKRAAAMIVSRLATE from the coding sequence TTGACTTCGCCTGACCTGCTCATTCTCGGCATCGGCAACCTTCTCATGGGCGATGACGGCGTTGGGCCGGCCGTCATCGAACGGTTGCGGCAGAGGCCGCTGCCGGCCGGGGTGACGGTCGAGGACGGTGGCCTGTGCGGGCTGAGCCTGCTCGATTTCTGGCGGGGGTACCGCCGGGTCTGGCTGGTCGACGCCGTCGACATGGGGATGACTGCGGGGAGTTGCCGCTGGATCGATCTCGGGCTGGAGGCGCCGGCCGGCGGCGAGGCGTTCGATGCTCACGGCGATCTGGCTCCGGTGCTGGCCCTGGCCAGGGAGCTCGGCGAGTGGCCGTACGAGTTGCTGCTGCTCGCTGTTCAGCCGCAACGGGTCGAACCCGGGCTGGCCCTGAGTCCGGCGGTCGCCAGAGGCGTTAAGCGGGCGGCGGCGATGATCGTCTCCAGGCTGGCGACGGAATGA
- the nadD gene encoding nicotinate-nucleotide adenylyltransferase has product MKTGILGGTFNPIHLAHLRIAEEVREACGLDRVLFLVADTPPHKRIAARVPFATRLAMVEVAIADHPAFAACAIEREHPGPNYTVDTLQRLHELYPQDEFYFIIGFDSFRDLPSWKDYARIPELTNLVVAHRPGAEATEPMQLLPVAVQKQFCYSCSPEKWRHRSGNWLIFLQETRLDISSTAIRRLVAERRSIRYLVPDPVVDLIEREQLYRI; this is encoded by the coding sequence ATGAAGACCGGCATCCTCGGCGGCACCTTCAATCCCATCCATCTGGCCCATCTGCGGATCGCCGAGGAGGTGCGGGAAGCCTGCGGCCTGGACCGGGTCCTCTTTCTCGTCGCGGACACGCCGCCGCACAAGCGGATCGCGGCCAGGGTCCCCTTCGCCACCCGCCTCGCCATGGTCGAGGTGGCGATCGCCGATCACCCGGCCTTCGCCGCCTGCGCCATCGAGCGTGAGCACCCCGGCCCCAACTACACGGTCGACACCCTGCAACGGCTGCACGAGCTCTACCCGCAGGACGAGTTCTACTTCATCATCGGTTTCGATTCCTTCCGCGACCTTCCGTCCTGGAAGGATTACGCCCGGATTCCCGAACTGACCAACCTGGTGGTCGCCCATCGCCCCGGCGCCGAGGCGACCGAGCCCATGCAGCTGCTGCCCGTTGCAGTGCAAAAACAGTTCTGTTATAGTTGCTCACCCGAAAAATGGCGCCATCGGAGCGGAAACTGGCTGATTTTTCTCCAGGAAACCCGCCTCGACATTTCGTCGACCGCGATCCGGCGGCTGGTGGCCGAACGACGTTCCATCCGCTACCTGGTCCCCGATCCGGTCGTCGACCTGATCGAGAGGGAACAGCTCTATCGGATTTGA
- a CDS encoding 23S rRNA (pseudouridine(1915)-N(3))-methyltransferase RlmH, with protein MKIRLICVGRLSLSFIRDGAAEYRKRLQRYLPVEIIELKEEKSGGKTLPDTIRSREGRAILDQVRRPGRLWALDEKGQQTDSAGLARLIEQEMTAGSRYLNVVIGGAWGLSAEVTGSADRVLSLSRLTFTHQMARLIALEQLYRGLTIIRNEPYHNA; from the coding sequence GTGAAGATCCGCCTGATCTGCGTCGGCAGGCTTTCTTTGTCCTTCATCAGGGACGGCGCCGCCGAATACCGGAAGCGGCTGCAGCGCTACCTGCCGGTGGAGATCATCGAACTGAAGGAAGAGAAGAGCGGCGGCAAGACACTGCCCGACACGATCAGAAGCCGCGAAGGGCGGGCGATTCTCGACCAGGTCCGCCGGCCGGGCAGACTGTGGGCGCTGGACGAGAAGGGACAACAGACCGACTCGGCGGGGTTGGCCCGCCTGATCGAGCAGGAGATGACCGCCGGCAGCCGCTACCTGAACGTCGTCATCGGCGGCGCCTGGGGTCTGAGTGCGGAGGTCACCGGCAGCGCCGACAGGGTTCTCTCCCTCTCCCGGCTGACCTTCACCCACCAGATGGCACGGCTGATCGCCCTCGAACAGCTCTACCGGGGGCTGACCATTATCCGCAACGAACCTTACCATAACGCCTGA
- the rsfS gene encoding ribosome silencing factor has protein sequence MQPKDRALLCAGLALDKKALDLKILEVAGISSLTDYLVIASGTSDRHVQAVAENIRLEMKHRHQCSPLAVEGMDEGRWVLIDYGDVMVHVFQPQVREFYDLEGLWSEASEIPQPAAETVG, from the coding sequence TTGCAACCGAAAGATCGGGCCCTGCTGTGCGCCGGCCTGGCGCTCGACAAGAAAGCACTCGACCTGAAGATTCTCGAAGTCGCCGGCATCTCCTCCCTGACCGACTACCTCGTCATCGCCTCCGGCACCTCCGACCGGCACGTCCAGGCGGTGGCGGAGAACATCCGTCTGGAAATGAAACACCGGCACCAGTGCAGCCCGCTGGCGGTGGAAGGCATGGACGAGGGCCGCTGGGTCCTCATCGACTACGGCGACGTCATGGTGCACGTCTTTCAGCCCCAGGTGCGTGAATTCTACGACCTGGAGGGGCTGTGGAGCGAGGCGAGTGAAATCCCGCAGCCGGCAGCGGAGACCGTCGGGTGA
- a CDS encoding TraR/DksA family transcriptional regulator, producing the protein MNQEELETARKTLLEMRRQVLQETQESLNTYRELGQENLPDISDVSANAANRNVLLNLSENLRQKLRDIDTALEKIDNGEYGICARCEEEISPQRMKVRPFSRYCIECKTDIEKFGE; encoded by the coding sequence ATGAACCAGGAAGAACTCGAAACAGCTCGCAAGACCCTTCTGGAGATGCGCCGGCAGGTTCTCCAGGAGACACAGGAATCGCTCAACACTTACCGCGAACTCGGCCAGGAAAACCTGCCGGACATCAGCGACGTCTCGGCCAACGCCGCCAACCGCAACGTCCTGCTCAACCTGAGCGAAAACCTGCGGCAAAAGCTGCGGGACATTGATACCGCCCTGGAAAAGATCGACAACGGCGAATACGGCATCTGCGCCCGCTGCGAGGAAGAGATCAGCCCCCAGCGCATGAAGGTCCGCCCCTTCTCCCGCTACTGCATCGAGTGCAAGACGGACATCGAAAAATTCGGCGAATAG
- the proB gene encoding glutamate 5-kinase, with product MRKDILASVRRLVIKIGSGVISTDQGLDAARIAAICEDVDTLLRRGYEIILVSSGAVAAGKKELGIDGRPPSIPLRQAAAAIGQSRLMRAYKEQLRPRGHLVAQVLLTRDDLNNRRRYLNARNTLMTLLEHRVIPIINENDTVVVEELRFGDNDNLSAMTANLVEANLLVILSDVDGLYDRDPGRHPDARLLHEVERITPEIEAMAGESASKLGTGGMVTKLKAAQRASLCGAATVILNGKKTGQLLRLFAGEPVGTLFRPAPGKMAARKHWIAFTKKPQGSLRLDEGAARALTAQGKSLLPTGIIGMEGRFERGDAVRICDRQGRELARGIVNYAHDELARIMGRKTFDIEAVLGYKYGDEIVHRDDLVLDRDRTRAMEESDDHS from the coding sequence ATGCGCAAAGACATTCTCGCATCCGTCCGCCGCCTGGTCATCAAGATCGGAAGCGGCGTCATCTCCACCGACCAGGGGCTGGACGCGGCCCGCATCGCGGCCATCTGCGAGGATGTCGACACCCTGCTGCGCCGGGGATACGAAATCATCCTGGTTTCCTCCGGCGCCGTCGCCGCCGGCAAAAAGGAGCTGGGCATCGACGGCCGGCCGCCGAGCATCCCGCTGCGCCAGGCGGCAGCCGCCATCGGCCAGAGCCGGCTGATGCGCGCCTACAAGGAGCAGTTGCGGCCGCGCGGACATCTGGTGGCCCAGGTTCTGCTCACCCGCGATGACCTGAACAACCGGCGACGCTACCTCAACGCCCGCAACACCCTGATGACCCTGCTGGAACATCGGGTGATCCCGATCATCAACGAAAACGACACCGTCGTCGTCGAGGAGCTGCGCTTCGGCGACAACGACAATCTCTCGGCAATGACCGCCAACCTGGTCGAGGCCAACCTGCTGGTCATCCTCTCGGACGTCGACGGCCTGTACGACCGCGATCCGGGCAGGCATCCGGACGCCCGCCTGCTGCACGAGGTCGAGAGGATCACTCCCGAGATCGAGGCAATGGCCGGCGAATCAGCCTCGAAACTGGGAACCGGCGGCATGGTCACCAAACTGAAGGCGGCACAGCGGGCCAGCCTCTGCGGCGCGGCGACCGTCATTCTCAACGGCAAAAAAACGGGACAGCTCCTGCGCCTGTTCGCCGGCGAGCCGGTCGGCACCCTTTTCCGGCCGGCCCCCGGAAAGATGGCCGCCCGCAAGCACTGGATCGCCTTCACCAAGAAACCGCAGGGGAGCCTGCGCCTCGACGAGGGCGCCGCCCGGGCGCTGACCGCCCAGGGCAAGAGCCTGCTGCCGACCGGCATCATCGGCATGGAAGGGCGCTTCGAGCGCGGCGACGCCGTCCGTATCTGCGACCGGCAGGGCCGGGAGCTGGCGCGCGGCATCGTCAACTACGCCCACGACGAGCTGGCCCGTATCATGGGCCGCAAGACTTTCGATATCGAGGCCGTTCTCGGCTACAAATATGGAGATGAAATCGTGCACCGGGACGACCTGGTCCTCGACCGGGACCGTACCCGCGCCATGGAGGAGAGCGATGACCATTCGTGA